A genomic segment from Osmerus mordax isolate fOsmMor3 chromosome 5, fOsmMor3.pri, whole genome shotgun sequence encodes:
- the LOC136943018 gene encoding histone H1-like — protein sequence MAEVAPAPAPAKAPKKKAAAKPKKAGPSVGELIVKAVSASKERSGVSLAAVKKALAAGGYDVEKNNSRVKIAVKSLVTKGTLVQTKGTGASGSFKINKEAEAKAKKPVKKVAAPKVKKAVAKKPVAAKKPKKVAAKKPAAVKKSPKKAKKPAAAKKATKSPKKVKKPATPKKTVAKSPKKAAKPKAAKPKAAKAKKPAPKKK from the coding sequence ATGGCAGAAGTCGCTCCAGCTCCCGCTCCTGCAAAGGCACCCAAGAAGAAGGCGGCAGCCAAGCCCAAGAAGGCTGGACCCAGCGTTGGCGAGCTGATCGTCAAGGCGGTGTCCGCTTCCAAGGAGAGAAGCGGCGTGTCCCTGGCAGCGGTCAAGAAAGCCCTGGCGGCCGGCGGCTACGACGTAGAGAAGAACAACTCCCGCGTCAAGATCGCAGTGAAGAGCCTCGTCACCAAAGGAACCTTGGTCCAGACCAAAGGGACGGGCGCTTCTGGCTCTTTTAAGATTAACAAGGAGGCGGAGGCCAAGGCAAAGAAGCCCGTTAAGAAGGTCGCCGCTCCGAAAGTCAAAAAGGCAGTCGCCAAGAAACCCGTTGCTGCCAAGAAGCCCAAGAAGGTCGCTGCGAAGAAGCCCGCAGCTGTCAAGAAGTCACCCAAGAAGGCTAAGAAGCCCGCGGCAGCCAAGAAGGCAACCAAGAGCCCCAAGAAGGTGAAGAAGCCCGCAACACCCAAGAAAACAGTGGCCAAGAGCCCCAAGAAGGCAGCCAAGCCCAAAGCCGCCAAGCCCAAGGCAGCCAAGGCAAAGAAACCAGCGCCTAAGAAGAAGTAA